A window of Sander vitreus isolate 19-12246 chromosome 18, sanVit1, whole genome shotgun sequence contains these coding sequences:
- the pigh gene encoding phosphatidylinositol N-acetylglucosaminyltransferase subunit H: MMEDEAFTDINGKSISLDCQSHSSLCSEFIVSVPKVSIGKVMVYTCCVWLLAYAVFFFTENTAVLSSAIFITLVGMMLHIHFVKVDHESLLVIGSLGIQVSSSYASGRETTTFIEMSKIKDIVINEAIYMHQIIYYLCVLLKEPSDPNAVSSVVPLFQSSKPRLNCLVKVYKSCQEIISKC, from the exons ATGATGGAAGATGAAGCTTTCACCGACATTAATGGCAAAAGCATATCTCTGGACTGTCAGAGTCACTCTAGCCTTTGCAGCGAGTTCATTGTCAGCGTCCCCAAAGTGTCCATCGGCAAGGTGATGGTGTACACCTGCTGTGTTTGGCTTTTGGCGTACGCTGTGTTCTTCTTCACAGAG AACACAGCTGTTCTGTCCAGCGCTATATTCATCACCCTGGTTGGCATGATGCTTCACATCCACTTTGTGAAGGTAGACCACGAGTCCCTGCTTGTCATCGGCTCCTTAGGCATACAGGTGTCCTCCAGCTACGCCTCAGGCCGCGAGACCACCACATTCATTGAGATGAGCAAGATCAAGGACATTGTCATCAATGAAGCTATTTACATG CATCAAATCATCTACTACCTTTGTGTGCTGTTGAAGGAGCCTTCGGATCCAAATGCAGTGTCAAGTGTTGTGCCATTGTTTCAG agttCGAAGCCAAGGCTGAACTGCTTAGTGAAAGTTTACAAAAGCTGTCAGGAGATTATTTCAAAGTGCTAA